The sequence CAGCGCGACCAACCGGTTCACATGACCGAGGTCAACTACGCTGAAGTGCAATACATCGTGCGGCGCAAAGATGGGGACCAAGCCTGGGCGACGATTGCCTCCGAGTTGCAGGCGGCGCCCATCGATTTTCATTCGGCCGACCGCGCGCTGGCCGACACCGCCGCCGATTTCAAAGCCCGCTTCAAATTGAGCCTCGCCGACGCCTTCG comes from Verrucomicrobiota bacterium and encodes:
- a CDS encoding type II toxin-antitoxin system VapC family toxin, whose protein sequence is MPAAQVLDSYALLALLRDEPGGEGVAQILERAGQRDQPVHMTEVNYAEVQYIVRRKDGDQAWATIASELQAAPIDFHSADRALADTAADFKARFKLSLADAF